One Besnoitia besnoiti strain Bb-Ger1 chromosome VIII, whole genome shotgun sequence DNA segment encodes these proteins:
- a CDS encoding hypothetical protein (encoded by transcript BESB_083120), which yields MSASAFAAAPAARGEDVTTPLPASAAGSEVAGSQEFSPGTAAGRSLSASLSRDYGSLGWDCARGVSTTDNLKVLLLKALLKLQQNGGNGGSSPAGDPQKDRLICEMQALLQAQREGSHEATATGAGAFEKPKDGEKGEDSSYPQTPQSPGSLLRMYRENLKVMDIDFKSLKEERSLLKKQHAELFSEHKKLDVSLQLILKEIEELKERERVEVNTNVVLMQFIVTVVRLLLDALVEKKSVDAVLLTLRQELETLKVSSHPESLLSECYRSLRNIIEHTPRNAGTSDASAGAEKRREERCSRSACGVLLRVMETHTESSIVQRRAIETVEHSRVGEKAQGEAETAAGAKAAELDASAEELERSLREQRAKAKQAAMTALLTTPAVGEAGSTIKNGRRQSEMPRHTARLELAPPPHRADSDGSLVVHGPALERSARRLSATAVGDGAFSLAAQFAVAARAPAPREEHTPVLLPEATSQLRGPVRENCPLAPVDCSPAFLAAETAAAPGVLPDGGEGVEASTLSKATLKRDAREAETVQKPQPARGEGPWSGEPWVVPVVEGQRVSSADQQASASFEGLLSHNREALSSTQKDIRECIEVLRQSPQVRPLETKSAAGKLGNAGEHHTPVRGGSAASCGLPETSETTTTFVTELLRRANSVSVSLAEVRRALGEVIGFEPEGAGARGSADGQGTTRSFYSIPPTPLPTHNGSFENTLSFILARAATRTDVPRDGFGTGGSSDGESDANEKTSKRPVNEDRGLASIYSRRSLGDSVDGLGQCRTPVVSRVDQFPSGPCGLPWCSSWSGYVAAPEGSVGTRRSSASFDGSLLTPQPSRVSARGGADEAPVIRDGSDSVRSSQSAAGEEPARGREAIDLVAAYKAMLALEQIQRKEHEVKTAQVQVTTTVEKKVASQRSGGVERAELRQVAAPLPSSAAGSLRGLSSPVAAATPSGDAQGDGTERHAAPAAAPQATVPSVCAFESLVADEGDPKEGEAELTGKKLSAEAVPDRAASSSHVRGDSVGKASIQGAVSKAVTSAVTHVAASDARATKSVTQTVSRYEVESGGRIARVKQLRYPSRIQVRHSRLPSPVAVVSVPCEEVSYAPYAVPVSALALPPQGVATVAYSPAPGVSAAAPLVASSEATQTASAAGASESAHVSQTAGRVQQMTVSQATAAQAVAYCYPVGTSFAYVPSYANEVPTGAPLAPSGSARFYGFAAEGAEGSAHVHLAATVKAANAFPATLAPVCYREVKENDLPGARLGSTAAGAGAGDDESKMDSAGAAGERVYAEFTAEEARLAEDAGKVAAFVPSSYPTQYAILTAASLPSVPEESDPAARGLDTSRISTGGWCCRPTNPCAKK from the exons ATgtcggcctctgcgttcgccgcagcgcctgcggcgcgcggagaggatgTCACCACCCCCCTtccagcctctgcggcgggctcCGAGGTGGCAGGGTCGCAGGAGTTCAGCCCAGGGACTGCAGCAGGGAGGTCGCTcagcgcgtctctctcgcgcgatTACGGGTCACTCGGCTGGgactgcgcccgcggcgtctccacgACGGACAACCTCAAAGTTCTCCTGCTCAAGGCGCTGCTcaagctgcagcagaacgGCGGAAATGGCGGCAGCTCCCCTGCCGGGGACCCCCAAAAAGACCGATTGATTTGCGAGATGCAGGCGCTCCTGCAAGCACAGCGCGAAGGCTCGCATGAGGCAACCGccacaggcgcaggcgcttttGAAAA GCCTAAAgacggagagaaaggcgaggaTTCATCGTATCCGCAAACGCCGCAGTCTCCGGGCTCTCTTCTGCGG ATGTACAGGGAAAACCTGAAGGTCATGGACATCGACTTCAAGTCGCTGAAGGAAGAGCGCTCGCTGTTGAAGAAGCAGCATGCAGA ACTGTTCAGCGAACACAAGAAGCTGGACGTCAGCCTGCAACTGATTCTCAAGGAGATTGAAGAGTTGAAG GAGAGGGAGCGGGTCGAAGTCAACACAAATGTGGTTCTAATGCAGTTCATTGTCACGGTCGTCCGCTTGTTGCTCGACGCGCTCGTGGAAAAAAAGAGCG TTGACGCCGTGCTTCTGACTTTGCGGCAAGAGTTGGAGACGCTGAAGGTTTCCTCCCATCCGGAGTCGCTCCTGTCTGAGTGCTACAGGAGCCTCCGCAATATCATTGAGCACACGCCGAGGAATGCAGGCACGTccgacgcgtccgcgggcgcagagaagcggcgagaggagagatgCAGCAGGTCGGCCTGTGGCGTTTTGCTTCGCGTCATGGAGACGCACACGGAGAGCTCCAttgtgcagcggcgcgcgatcgAGACAGTCGAGCATTCGCGCGTgggggagaaggcgcagggcgaagcagagactgCGGCTGGGGCGAAGGCTGCTGAGCTGGACGcgtcggcggaggagctcgaaCGAAGCCTGAgagagcagcgcgcgaaggcgaagcaggcagCCATGACTGCGCTCCTGACCACGCCCGCCGTGGGCGAAGCAGGCAGCACCATCAAGAACGGGCGACGCCAGTCCGAGATGCCCAGACACACCGCTCGACTCGAactcgcgcctcccccccacAGAGCAGATAGCGACGGCTCCCTCGTCGTCCACGGTCCCGCCCTCGAGCGCTCGGCGAGGCGACTCAGCGCGACGGCCGTAGGAGACG GCGCCTTTTCCCTGGCGGCTCAGTttgcggtcgcggcgcgggcgccggcgccgcgggaggagCACACGCCCGTGCTGCTGCCCGAAGCCACGTCGCAGTTGAGGGGTCCAGTCAGGGAGAATTGCCCGTTGGCCCCAGTCGACTGTTCGCCCGCGTTCTTGGCTGCggagaccgccgcggcgccgggcgtcTTGCCGGACGGtggcgaaggcgtcgaggCGAGCACGTTGAGCAAGGCGACCCTGaagcgcgacgcccgcgaggcggagactgTACAGAAACCGCAGCCtgcccgcggcgaaggcccgtGGTCTGGGGAGCCGTGGGTGGTGCCGGTGGTGGAGGGTCAGCGGGTGTCGTCGGCTGACCAGCAGGCGAGTGCGTCGTTCGAAGGCCTTCTTTCGCACAACAGGGAAGCGCTCTCGTCGACTCAGAAGGACATCCGGGAGTGCATCGAAGTCTTGCGCCAGTCGCCGCAAGTCCGCCCGCTCGAGACGAAAAGCGCCGCGGGGAAGCTCGGAAATGCCGGCGAGCACCACACGCCCGTGCGCGGCGGATCAGCTGCGTCGTGCGGTCTGCCGGAGACcagcgagacgacgacgacgttTGTCACAGagttgctgcggcgcgcgaactCCGTCTCAGTGTCGCTCGCGGAGGTGCGCAGGGCGCTTGGCGAGGTCATTGGCTTCGAGCctgagggcgcgggcgccagaggcTCCGCCGACGGCCAGGGCACGACGCGGTCGTTCTACTCCATCCCGCCCACGCCGCTGCCGACGCACAACGGGTCTTTCGAGAATACCTTGAGTTTcatcctcgcgcgcgccgcgacccgaACCGACGTCCCCAGAGACGGCTTCGGGACCGGAGGctccagcgacggcgaaagcgacgcgAACGAGAAGACAAGCAAGCGCCCCGTGAACGAAGACCGCGGCCTGGCCTCCATTTACAGTCGCCGGTCGCTCGGAGACAGCGTGGACGGCCTCGGTCAGTGCCGAACTCCGGTAGTGAGCCGCGTCGACCAGTTTCCTTCTGGTCCCTGCGGGCTGCCCTGGTGCTCGAGTTGGTCGGGCtacgtcgccgcgccggaggggTCAGTCGGGACCCGGAGGTCCAGCGCGTCCTTCGACGGCAGTTTGCTCACTCCCCAGCCTTCGCGTGTGAGTGCGCGGGGCggggcggacgaggcgccggTCATCCGAGATGGCAGTGACAGCGTGCGCAGCTCGCAGTCGGCAGCGGGCGAAGAgccggcgcgcggacgcgaggcaATCGACCTCGTCGCCGCATATAAGGCGATGCTGGCCCTCGAGCAGATTCAGAGGAAGGAACACGAAGTCAAGACCGCGCAGGTGCAAGTGACGACCACAGTCGAGAAGAAAGTGGCCTCCCAGCGCAGCGGGGGCGTGGAGCGGGCAGAGCTGAGAcaggtcgcggcgcctctacCAAGCTCTGCCGCGGGCTCCCTCAGAGGCCTCTCGTCCCcagtcgcggccgcgacccccTCAGGAGACGCACAAGGAGACGGCACAGagcggcacgcggcgcccgcagcggcgccgcaagCAACCGTGCCGTCTGTGTGTGCGTTCGAGTCCCTGGTCGCCGATGAGGGCGACCcgaaagaaggcgaggcggagttGACGGGTAAGAAGCTGTCGGCCGAAGCTGTTCCCGatcgcgcggcctcgtcttcgcatGTGCGTGGGGACTCCGTGGGTAAGGCGAGCATCCAGGGCGCGGTGTCGAAAGCGGTGACGAGCGCGGTGACGCACGTGGCGGCGTCTGATGCCCGCGCGACCAAGTCGGTCACCCAGACCGTGAGCAGATACGAGGTCGAGTCAGGTGGGCGCATCGCGCGGGTGAAGCAGCTCCGCTACCCGTCGCGCATCCAAGTCCGCCACTCGCGGCTGCCCAGCCCCGTCGCCGTTGTCTCCGTCCCGTGCGAAGAGGTCTCCTACGCGCCGTACGCGGTgcccgtctccgcgctggCCCTCCCCCCGCAGGGCGTCGCGACCGTCGCCTACTCGCCTGCCCCCGGcgtctcggccgccgcgccgcttgtCGCCAGCtccgaggcgacgcagaccgcgagcgctgctggcgcctcGGAGTCCGCCCACGTCAGTCAAACGGCAGGTCGCGTGCAGCAGATGACAGTGAgccaggcgacggccgctcAGGCCGTCGCCTACTGCTACCCCGTGGGGACTTCGTTTGCGTACGTTCCTTCGTACGCAAACGAAGTCCCCACCGGCGCGCCACTCGCGCCGAGTGGAAGTGCGAGGTTTTACGGCTTcgcggccgagggcgcggagggcagcgcgCATGTGCACCTCGCCGCGACGGTGAAGGCCGCGAATGCCTTCccggcgacgctcgcgccTGTGTGCTACCGCGAAGTGAAGGAGAATGACTTGCCCGGCGCCCGCTTGGGCTccacggcggcgggggcgggggcgggggacgACGAGAGCAAGATGgactctgcgggcgccgcgggagagagggTCTACGCGGAGTTCACtgcggaagaggcgagactcgcagaggacgcaggaAAAGTGGCGGCCTTCGTGCCCTCCTCGTACCCGACGCAGTACGCCATCCTCACCGCCGCAAGTCTGCCGAGCGTGCCTGAGGAGAGCGACCCCGCGGCGCGTGGACTGGACACGTCGCGCATCTCTACCGGGGGGTGGTGCTGCAGGCCGACAAACCCGTGCGCGAAGAAGTGA